A genome region from Lytechinus pictus isolate F3 Inbred chromosome 14, Lp3.0, whole genome shotgun sequence includes the following:
- the LOC129276390 gene encoding kelch-like protein 14, whose translation MATARIAINNNFSMQNPIRPEPHRSHAPAPSRQYQCAEHGKDILNQLHQLWKQRILCDGNIIANGHHFAVHRAILASCSEYFRSIYLENDNVRDVQLHSNITKDSLELLLHYAYTSQIELTLENVRKVVSGAVQLKMKRVIDICIQYLMSVLAVENCIGILHLSRKFCFKQLEQDVHEFIVDNFLTVAERPEFQSLKYDDMCFFLKQDRMSIVSEFQLFGIAARWINHDKQTRFRHAAHLMKHIRFPLISSDDLVEHVQSHDFMMQDQACHRFLIEALNYHLVPHRQPAMQTPRTRIRSTKEAIVTIGGELPHHRVSNLVIAMDELHNGWKELSRMPLKRVDHCVVVLNHFVYVVGGQVTLNSNGKESIGTVHRYDPRFNKWLQMCPMQQRRAFFYLAVVGGSLIAVGGKNEQGALASVEMFNPTENSWKYLHRLDEPTYAMSGTVVDGHLYISGGFATHNFSRMSYMYNGEIDHWIPKCKMSVARGFHMSCTIRGMMYVMGGNHLNSYGDRVDVMGVERYNPQEDTWITMSPMLTGLSMAGCTTTEDKKIYVVGGYNGLGRQREKDIHCYNVDADEWDVVAELPDSSLRMSCCTLTLPNSVFNGSSPTADSLSTSDSHFTSVSQLNENYSGMSNSGSTVLMNR comes from the exons ATGGCAACTGCACGCATCGCAATAAACAACAATTTCAGCATGCAGAACCCTATAAGACCAGAGCCACATCGTAGTCATGCTCCAGCCCCAAGCAGACAGTACCAGTGTGCTGAGCATGGTAAAGACATTCTCAACCAGCTTCATCAGTTGTGGAAGCAGCGGATCTTGTGCGATGGGAACATCATTGCCAATGGTCACCATTTTGCTGTACATCGCGCTATACTTGCTTCCTGCAGCGAGTACTTCAGGTCTATTTATCTTGAGAATGACAACGTCCGTGACGTCCAACTCCACAGTAACATCACCAAGGACAGTCTGGAGTTGCTCCTGCACTATGCTTACACCTCTCAGATAGAACTCACCCTGGAGAATGTCCGCAAGGTTGTGTCTGGAGCCGTTCAGTTGAAGATGAAGCGTGTCATCGACATCTGCATCCAGTATCTGATGTCTGTCTTGGCCGTTGAGAACTGCATCGGAATCCTCCACCTCTCCAGGAAGTTCTGTTTCAAGCAGTTGGAGCAGGATGTGCATGAGTTTATCGTTGATAACTTCTTGACGGTAGCAGAGAGACCAGAGTTCCAGTCCCTCAAGTATGATGATATGTGTTTTTTCCTGAAGCAAGACCGCATGTCCATTGTCTCTGAGTTTCAGCTCTTTGGAATTGCAGCTAGGTGGATAAACCATGATAAGCAAACAAGATTCAG ACATGCAGCTCACCTGATGAAGCACATTCGATTCCCATTGATATCAAGTGATGACCTGGTGGAACATGTCCAGTCACATGACTTCATGATGCAAGATCAGGCATGCCATCGATTCCTGATAGAAGCCTTAAACTACCACCTGGTGCCTCACCGCCAGCCGGCCATGCAGACCCCTCGCACCCGCATCAGGTCGACCAAGGAAGCCATCGTGACCATTGGAGGTGAACTGCCGCATCATAGAGTGAGTAACCTGGTTATTGCTATGGATGAACTACACAATGGCTGGAAGGAACTATCTAGGATGCCTCTGAAGCGGGTGGATCACTGTGTGGTGGTCctcaatcattttgtttatgTCGTCGGTGGGCAGGTGACATTGAACTCCAATGGCAAGGAGAGCATTGGAACTGTTCATCGGTATGATCCTAGGTTCAACAAGTGGCTGCAGATGTGTCCTATGCAACAGAGAAGAGCATTCTTCTACTTGGCTGTGGTTGGAGGCAGCTTGATAGCTGTGGGAGGTAAGAATGAACAGGGTGCCCTGGCTTCAGTTGAGATGTTCAATCCGACGGAAAATAGTTGGAAATACCTGCATCGCTTGGATGAACCAACATATGCCATGTCTGGAACCGTCGTAGATGGCCACCTGTACATCAGCGGAGGATTCGCCACCCACAACTTCAGCCggatgagctacatgtacaacgGAGAGATCGACCACTGGATTCCCAAGTGCAAAATGAGTGTTGCTAGAGGGTTTCACATGAGCTGCACTATCCGTGGAATGATGTATGTTATGGGTGGGAACCATTTGAACTCCTATGGAGATCGGGTAGACGTGATGGGAGTTGAGCGGTACAATCCTCAAGAAGATACCTGGATTACCATGTCACCCATGCTGACTGGTCTTAGCATGGCAGGCTGTACAACAACGGAAGACAAGAAGATCTATGTTGTTGGTGGCTACAATGGCCTTGGTCGGCAGCGTGAGAAGGACATCCATTGCTACAACGTAGACGCAGATGAATGGGACGTGGTTGCAGAGCTTCCGGACTCAAGTTTAAGAATGTCTTGTTGCACATTGACTCTTCCAAACAGCGTCTTCAACGGATCATCTCCTACTGCTGACTCCTTGTCGACTTCAGACTCTCATTTCACTTCCGTTTCACAGCTGAACGAGAATTACTCGGGGATGAGTAACAGCGGAAGTACTGTCTTAATGAACAGGTAA